The following coding sequences lie in one Phycicoccus duodecadis genomic window:
- the sufD gene encoding Fe-S cluster assembly protein SufD — protein sequence MSLLTPQRPGGGAHTDSVATMVPDQSRAERTASFDVSAFPVPHGREEEWRFTPVDRLGAFFRDEATGASLTWADELPGGVTLSTVSVEEWRALGVPAPQDRAAAVAAAHSGGVALVDVPAEAELTEPVRIRLDGTDQGLVHGHLLVRVGRFAKATVVLEHTGVADYSEMLTVIAGDGSDVTLVTVQEWDDRSHHLAQHDVVVGRDATARHIAVTLGGGVVRLNTNATYRGPGGSFEGLGVYFSDAGQHLEHRLFVDHEAPHCRSNVEYKGALQGDTARTVWIGDVLIRAAAEGTDTYELNRNLLLTEGARADSVPNLEIETGEIEGAGHASATGRFDDEQLFYLMARGIPEPEARRLVVRGFFASVVGRIHVPEVQEHLMLAIERELAAGAA from the coding sequence ATGAGCCTGCTGACCCCCCAGCGCCCCGGCGGGGGCGCCCACACCGACAGCGTCGCGACCATGGTCCCCGACCAGTCGCGCGCCGAGCGCACGGCGTCCTTCGACGTCAGCGCCTTCCCCGTGCCCCACGGGCGCGAGGAGGAGTGGCGCTTCACCCCGGTCGACCGCCTCGGGGCGTTCTTCCGCGACGAGGCCACCGGCGCCAGCCTGACCTGGGCCGACGAGCTGCCGGGGGGTGTCACCCTCTCGACCGTCTCGGTCGAGGAGTGGCGCGCCCTCGGCGTGCCGGCCCCTCAGGACCGGGCCGCGGCCGTGGCCGCCGCGCACAGCGGCGGCGTGGCACTGGTCGACGTCCCGGCCGAGGCCGAGCTCACCGAGCCGGTGCGCATCCGGCTCGACGGCACCGACCAGGGGCTGGTCCACGGCCACCTGCTCGTGCGCGTCGGCCGGTTCGCCAAGGCGACCGTCGTCCTCGAGCACACCGGGGTCGCCGACTACTCCGAGATGCTCACCGTGATCGCGGGCGACGGCAGCGACGTCACCCTGGTCACCGTGCAGGAGTGGGACGACCGCAGCCACCACCTGGCCCAGCACGACGTGGTCGTGGGCCGCGACGCCACCGCCCGCCACATCGCCGTCACCCTCGGCGGCGGGGTCGTGCGGCTCAACACCAATGCGACCTACCGCGGGCCCGGCGGCTCCTTCGAGGGCCTGGGCGTCTACTTCTCGGACGCCGGCCAGCACCTCGAGCACCGGCTCTTCGTCGACCACGAGGCGCCGCACTGCCGCAGCAACGTCGAGTACAAGGGCGCGCTGCAGGGCGACACCGCCCGCACGGTGTGGATCGGCGACGTCCTCATCCGGGCCGCCGCCGAGGGCACCGACACCTACGAGCTCAACCGCAACCTGCTGCTCACCGAGGGCGCCCGCGCCGACTCGGTGCCCAACCTCGAGATCGAGACCGGCGAGATCGAGGGGGCGGGGCACGCCTCGGCCACCGGCCGGTTCGACGACGAGCAGCTGTTCTACCTGATGGCCCGCGGCATCCCCGAGCCCGAGGCCCGTCGTCTCGTCGTGCGCGGCTTCTTCGCCAGCGTGGTCGGGCGCATCCACGTGCCCGAGGTCCAGGAGCACCTCATGCTGGCCATCGAGCGTGAGCTCGCGGCGGGTGCCGCATGA
- a CDS encoding non-heme iron oxygenase ferredoxin subunit: MSEQQTEPDTAQRFVRVCRLDELPAVGAAAAEIEGRRVALVHTAEGEVHCVDDTCSHANVALSEGELDGCTLECWLHGSRFDLRTGTPTGPPAITPIAVHTVRIEGDDVHVALSEES, translated from the coding sequence ATGAGCGAGCAGCAGACCGAGCCCGACACCGCACAGCGCTTCGTGCGGGTCTGCCGCCTCGACGAGCTCCCCGCCGTGGGGGCCGCGGCCGCCGAGATCGAGGGCCGCCGGGTCGCCCTGGTGCACACCGCCGAGGGCGAGGTGCACTGCGTCGACGACACCTGCAGCCACGCCAACGTCGCGCTGTCCGAGGGCGAGCTCGACGGCTGCACCCTCGAGTGCTGGCTGCACGGGTCGCGCTTCGACCTGCGCACCGGCACCCCCACCGGCCCGCCGGCCATCACCCCCATCGCCGTCCACACCGTCCGTATCGAGGGTGACGACGTCCACGTCGCCCTGTCCGAGGAGAGCTGA
- the sufC gene encoding Fe-S cluster assembly ATPase SufC, whose product MSTLEIKDLHVTVETEQGTKEILRGVTLTIESGQTHAIMGPNGSGKSTLAYSIAGHPKYTVTSGSITLDGEDVLAMSVDERARAGLFLAMQYPVEVPGVTVSNFLRTAKTAVTGEAPKLRTWVKDVKGAMENLRMDPVFAERNVNEGFSGGEKKRHEILQMELLEPKMAILDETDSGLDVDALRVVSEGVNRAKEKTGAGVLLITHYTRILRYIEPDFVHVFVDGRIAEQGGPELADRLESEGYDRFLAPSPTV is encoded by the coding sequence ATGTCCACCCTTGAGATCAAGGACCTCCACGTCACCGTCGAGACCGAGCAGGGCACCAAGGAGATCCTCCGCGGTGTCACCCTGACCATCGAGTCCGGCCAGACGCACGCGATCATGGGCCCCAACGGGTCCGGCAAGTCCACCCTCGCGTACTCGATCGCGGGCCACCCCAAGTACACCGTCACCTCGGGGTCCATCACCCTCGACGGCGAGGACGTCCTCGCGATGAGCGTCGACGAGCGGGCCCGTGCGGGCCTGTTCCTCGCCATGCAGTACCCGGTCGAGGTCCCCGGCGTCACCGTCTCCAACTTCCTGCGCACGGCCAAGACCGCCGTGACCGGCGAGGCGCCGAAGCTGCGTACCTGGGTCAAGGACGTCAAGGGCGCCATGGAGAACCTGCGGATGGACCCGGTCTTCGCCGAGCGCAACGTCAACGAGGGCTTCTCCGGCGGCGAGAAGAAGCGCCACGAGATCCTCCAGATGGAGCTCCTCGAGCCCAAGATGGCCATCCTCGACGAGACCGACTCCGGTCTCGACGTCGACGCGCTGCGCGTGGTGTCCGAGGGCGTCAACCGGGCCAAGGAGAAGACCGGCGCCGGTGTCCTCCTCATCACGCACTACACCCGCATCCTGCGCTACATCGAGCCCGACTTCGTGCACGTCTTCGTCGACGGCCGGATCGCCGAGCAGGGCGGCCCCGAGCTCGCCGACCGCCTCGAGTCCGAGGGCTACGACCGCTTCCTCGCCCCGAGCCCCACGGTCTGA
- a CDS encoding SufS family cysteine desulfurase, which produces MSAAPFTDEELARLRADFPILSRTVRGGHPLVYLDSGATSHKPRVVLDAERHFYEHTNAAVHRGAHQLSEEGTEAYENARETIARFIGASASEIVFTRNATEALNLVAYAFSNGAHGGGGGHGDRFTLGPNDEVLITEMEHHANLVPWQEVCRRTGATLRWVPVTPDGRLDLTDLDALLTERTAVFAFTHVSNVLGTLNPVRELAERAHAVGALAVLDACQSVPHLPVDVHELGVDVVAYSGHKMFGPLGVGVLWARAELLDEMPVFLTGGSMIETVTMEASTYAPAPQKFEAGVPVAAQAVGLAAACDYLSALGMDRVHAHEQMLTERLLRGLAERPWVTVLGPDDLRERGGAVAFVVDGVHAHDVGQVLDDSGVEVRVGHHCAWPLHRTLKVAASTRASFAAYTTPGEVDALLEALDRVPAMFGLEVSA; this is translated from the coding sequence ATGAGCGCCGCCCCCTTCACCGACGAGGAGCTGGCCCGGCTGCGGGCCGACTTCCCGATCCTGTCGCGCACCGTTCGCGGGGGGCACCCGCTCGTCTACCTCGACTCCGGGGCCACCTCGCACAAGCCGCGGGTCGTCCTCGACGCCGAGCGGCACTTCTACGAGCACACCAACGCCGCCGTGCACCGCGGCGCGCACCAGCTCTCCGAGGAGGGCACCGAGGCCTACGAGAACGCCCGCGAGACCATCGCGCGCTTCATCGGGGCCTCGGCGTCCGAGATCGTGTTCACCCGCAACGCCACCGAGGCGCTCAACCTGGTCGCCTACGCGTTCAGCAACGGCGCCCACGGTGGGGGCGGGGGCCACGGCGACCGGTTCACCCTCGGGCCGAACGACGAGGTGCTCATCACCGAGATGGAGCACCACGCCAACCTCGTGCCGTGGCAGGAGGTCTGCCGGCGCACCGGCGCCACGCTGCGCTGGGTGCCCGTCACGCCCGACGGCCGGCTCGACCTCACCGACCTCGACGCCCTCCTCACCGAGCGCACCGCGGTCTTCGCCTTCACGCACGTCTCGAACGTGCTCGGCACGCTCAACCCGGTGCGCGAGCTCGCCGAGCGGGCCCACGCCGTGGGTGCGCTGGCCGTCCTCGACGCCTGCCAGTCCGTGCCGCACCTGCCGGTCGACGTGCACGAGCTGGGTGTCGACGTCGTCGCGTACTCGGGTCACAAGATGTTCGGCCCGCTCGGGGTCGGTGTCCTCTGGGCCCGCGCCGAGCTGCTCGACGAGATGCCGGTCTTCCTCACCGGGGGCTCGATGATCGAGACCGTGACGATGGAGGCCTCCACCTACGCGCCGGCCCCGCAGAAGTTCGAGGCCGGGGTGCCGGTGGCGGCCCAGGCCGTCGGCCTCGCCGCCGCCTGCGACTACCTCAGCGCCCTCGGCATGGACCGTGTGCACGCCCACGAGCAGATGCTCACTGAGCGCCTGCTGCGCGGCCTCGCCGAGCGCCCCTGGGTCACCGTCCTCGGGCCCGACGACCTGCGCGAGCGTGGCGGGGCCGTGGCCTTCGTCGTCGACGGCGTCCATGCCCACGACGTCGGCCAGGTGCTCGACGACAGCGGCGTCGAGGTGCGCGTCGGCCACCACTGCGCGTGGCCCCTGCACCGCACGCTGAAGGTCGCCGCCAGCACCCGCGCCTCGTTCGCTGCCTACACCACGCCCGGCGAGGTCGACGCCCTGCTCGAGGCCCTCGACCGCGTCCCGGCCATGTTCGGGCTGGAGGTGTCCGCCTGA
- the sufU gene encoding Fe-S cluster assembly sulfur transfer protein SufU, whose product MDLYQELILEHYKRPVRAGLREPFDAETHHVNPTCGDEVTLRVHVTGTGDDAVVEDISYDSMGCSISVASASILAEEVTGGTVAHARETVEAMRSMLTSKGEDPGDEEQIGDGVALAGVAQYPARVKCALLSWMAFTDALHQAEGAQQ is encoded by the coding sequence ATGGACCTCTACCAGGAGCTCATCCTCGAGCACTACAAGCGCCCCGTGCGGGCCGGCCTGCGCGAGCCGTTCGACGCCGAGACCCACCACGTCAACCCCACCTGCGGCGACGAGGTGACGCTGCGCGTGCACGTCACGGGCACCGGCGACGACGCCGTGGTCGAGGACATCTCGTACGACTCGATGGGCTGCTCGATCAGCGTCGCGTCCGCGTCGATCCTGGCCGAGGAGGTCACCGGCGGCACCGTCGCGCACGCCCGCGAGACCGTCGAGGCGATGCGCTCGATGCTCACCAGCAAGGGCGAGGACCCCGGCGACGAGGAGCAGATCGGCGACGGCGTGGCCCTCGCCGGCGTCGCCCAGTACCCCGCCCGTGTGAAGTGCGCCCTCCTGTCGTGGATGGCGTTCACCGATGCCCTGCACCAGGCCGAAGGAGCCCAGCAGTGA